The genomic window ACCGAACGCGCGGAACGTGTTCGGGAGTTCGTGTGGCACCGATCCGAGGAACAGGCTGGTGCGTCGGTCGACGATCTCGACGCCCACGGACTCGACGACGACTCGATCGAAGGTGACGAAGTCGTATTTCCGGACGGGTACGACGAACTGGCGCTGCGCCTGGCCGACGGACTCGACATCCGGTTCGAACACATCGTGACACGCGTACGCCGGGGTGAATCCGGCGTCACGATCGACACCCAACGAGGAACGTTCGCGGCAGCACGAGCAGTGGTCACCGTGCCCGTCGGCGTACTGAAGTCCGCGCAATTCGTATTCGATCCGCCACTACCCGAACCCGTCGCCGGTGCACTCGACGGATTGGAGATGAACGCGTTCGAGAAGGTGTTCCTACGATTCCCGGTCAAGTTCTGGGACGAGGACGTCTATGCAATTCGGCAGCAAGGAGCCGCCGGCCGATGGTGGCATTCGTTCTACGACGTCAGTCCCGTGGACGGGCCACCGATGCTGCTGACCTTCGCCGCGGGGTCATGTGCGCGCGAAACCCGGACGTGGTCGGACGAATCGATCGGAGAATCGGTGATGGCCGCATTGCGAGGAATCTTCGGCGACCGCGCGCTCCCACCCGAACTCGTGCACGTCACCCGCTGGCAGGACGACCCGTACTCGTCAGGGTCCTACTCGTATATGACTGTCGGCTCGGAACCCAATGACCACGACGCGCTTGCGACGCCGATCGACGGTGTGCTGCATCTCGCCGGTGAAGCCACGTGGACCGACGACCCAGCAACTGTGACGGCGGCGCTCAGGTCCGGTCACCGCGCGGCCCAGCGAATAGTCGACCGCGCGGTGGCTCTCACGGAGATATGGGAGCCCTGACCGAGACCTCCGAGGTGTGCTACCGAGCGAGTGCCGGGTAGTCGGTGTAGCCCTTCGCCCCGTCCGAGTAGAACGTCGCCTGATCAGGCTCGTTCAGTGGCAGGTCCTCGTGCCACCGGTACACGAGGTCCGGATTCGCGATGGCGGGGCGACCGACGACCACTGCATCTCCTATGCCGTCCGCCACGAGCGTCAGCGCTTCGTCCCTGCTGGTTATCTCACCGAATCCGGAGTTGACCAAGACTGGACCGCCGAAAGAGCTCTTCAGGTTTTGCACAAGGTCACCCGACGGAGACTTGTGCAGCACGCTGAGGAAAGCAAGCCCCAGAGGAGCGAGTGCGTCGATCAACGCGCCGTATGTGGCGGCCACGTCGGCGCGGTCCGTCTCGAGCGCGTCCTGAATGTTGTGCTCAGGCGAGATTCGGATCCCGACCCGGCCCGCGCCGATCGCATCGGCCACCGCCTTGACGACCTCGATGACGAAACGTGCGCGATTCTCGGGCGTGCCGCCGTAAGCATCGTCGCGACGATTGGATGCGGGTGAGAGGAACTCGTGTAGCAGATACCCGTTCGCCGAATGTATTTCGACGCCGTCCATCCCGGCTTCGATCGCGTTTTTCGAACCCTGTACGAACTCGTCGATCACCGAGGACAACTCGTCTGTGTCGAGCGCGCGGGGAACGGGGTAGGGCGCCTTACCGTCGTACGTGCGTGTTTCACCGTCGATGGCAATGGCGCTCGGGCCGACCACCTCACGGCCGCCGGTCGTACCCTCGTGCGTGACGCGGCCGGCGTGCATGATCTGCGCAACGATCAACCCGCCCTCGGCGTGCACTGCATCGGCAACTTTTCGCCAGCCATCGATCTGGGCGGGCGTCACGAGCCCGGGCTGCCCCGGGAAGCCCTGTCCCGCCTGCGACGGGTAAGTCCCTTCGCTGACGATCAAGCCGAGCGAAGACCGCTGCCGGTAATGCTCGACGACCAGCGGGCCTGGAACACCGTCCCGCCCTGATCGCACGCGGGTCAGCGGGGCCATCACCAGGCGGTTGCGAAGGGTCAGGTCGCCGAGGGACAACGGGGTGAACAACTTCACTGGACTCGACTCTTTTCCGTGTTCGGATATGTACCCATCAACTACTGAACCTTGCTAACCACACGTTCCCGGTTACCTATTCCGATTCGAGACCGG from Rhodococcus sp. P1Y includes these protein-coding regions:
- a CDS encoding flavin monoamine oxidase family protein; translation: MTDIDTLIVGAGIAGLTAARILARHGRSVVVLEARDRVGGRVWTSRSDGNVLDLGASWIHGVDGNPVADAAAAFGIRTTEFTVGSYQPDGRPIAYYSPAGTRLSAQAAADFAADVHRFAASSTSTIASAEPMTTFGQATEATLALFDWDTERAERVREFVWHRSEEQAGASVDDLDAHGLDDDSIEGDEVVFPDGYDELALRLADGLDIRFEHIVTRVRRGESGVTIDTQRGTFAAARAVVTVPVGVLKSAQFVFDPPLPEPVAGALDGLEMNAFEKVFLRFPVKFWDEDVYAIRQQGAAGRWWHSFYDVSPVDGPPMLLTFAAGSCARETRTWSDESIGESVMAALRGIFGDRALPPELVHVTRWQDDPYSSGSYSYMTVGSEPNDHDALATPIDGVLHLAGEATWTDDPATVTAALRSGHRAAQRIVDRAVALTEIWEP
- a CDS encoding alkene reductase encodes the protein MKLFTPLSLGDLTLRNRLVMAPLTRVRSGRDGVPGPLVVEHYRQRSSLGLIVSEGTYPSQAGQGFPGQPGLVTPAQIDGWRKVADAVHAEGGLIVAQIMHAGRVTHEGTTGGREVVGPSAIAIDGETRTYDGKAPYPVPRALDTDELSSVIDEFVQGSKNAIEAGMDGVEIHSANGYLLHEFLSPASNRRDDAYGGTPENRARFVIEVVKAVADAIGAGRVGIRISPEHNIQDALETDRADVAATYGALIDALAPLGLAFLSVLHKSPSGDLVQNLKSSFGGPVLVNSGFGEITSRDEALTLVADGIGDAVVVGRPAIANPDLVYRWHEDLPLNEPDQATFYSDGAKGYTDYPALAR